The Sulfitobacter guttiformis genome contains a region encoding:
- a CDS encoding DNA polymerase III subunit delta': protein MSDETAPQPERLEGAPHPRDTVQLLGQDAAQTAFLDAFNTGRLHHAWMLTGPRGVGKATLAWRIARFLLATPQPDAGAMFAPEPPTTLEIGADHPVALRVASGGEGRIRNVTRTINPTTKKLRGEIVADDIRSLNGFFQMSAPDGGYRVVIIDDADLMNVTAANALLKMLEEPPARALLILISHQPSGLLPTIRSRCRTLPLRTLDTAEVAQAMAQAGVQSANTDALAALSGGSVGGAMRLSLLGGAALYSELVGLIGTMPNMDRPRALKLAEMAAARGGEAKRDLLFVLIDLLLSRLARTGATGTPPTPQAAGGEADILARLSPHPHQARIWADLAAQIGARARHGIAVNLDPAALVLDTFTKMAQAAPR from the coding sequence ATGAGTGATGAAACCGCCCCCCAGCCAGAGCGCCTTGAAGGTGCTCCCCATCCGCGCGATACGGTGCAGTTGCTGGGGCAGGATGCCGCGCAAACAGCGTTTCTAGATGCATTCAACACAGGCCGCCTGCACCACGCATGGATGCTCACAGGCCCGCGGGGTGTCGGAAAGGCAACGCTTGCATGGCGCATTGCCCGATTTTTGCTGGCGACACCACAACCGGATGCGGGGGCCATGTTCGCGCCCGAGCCCCCCACCACACTCGAGATCGGCGCGGATCATCCCGTCGCCCTGCGCGTGGCGTCGGGAGGCGAAGGGCGCATCCGCAATGTTACCCGCACGATAAATCCGACGACCAAAAAGCTGCGCGGCGAGATTGTGGCCGACGACATCCGCTCATTGAACGGATTTTTCCAGATGTCCGCGCCCGATGGCGGCTACCGCGTTGTGATCATCGATGATGCCGATCTAATGAATGTCACAGCCGCAAATGCGCTGCTGAAAATGCTCGAAGAGCCCCCTGCGCGCGCTTTGCTGATTTTGATATCCCACCAGCCTTCGGGCCTTTTGCCCACAATCCGATCGCGTTGTCGGACACTGCCCCTGCGCACTCTGGACACTGCAGAAGTGGCACAGGCCATGGCACAAGCGGGCGTGCAATCTGCCAACACCGATGCCCTTGCGGCACTGTCGGGGGGATCTGTCGGCGGGGCGATGCGCCTGTCACTACTGGGGGGTGCGGCACTTTATTCAGAACTTGTAGGCCTCATCGGGACGATGCCAAACATGGACCGTCCTCGCGCGCTCAAACTCGCCGAAATGGCTGCGGCACGTGGCGGCGAGGCAAAGCGCGATTTGCTGTTTGTGTTGATTGATCTACTGCTGAGCCGCCTTGCTCGCACAGGCGCAACCGGCACGCCTCCCACACCCCAAGCAGCAGGCGGCGAGGCGGATATTCTTGCACGCCTGTCCCCGCATCCGCATCAGGCCCGCATCTGGGCCGATCTTGCAGCCCAGATCGGGGCACGCGCCCGCCACGGCATCGCGGTCAACCTTGACCCTGCTGCACTGGTCCTAGATACCTTTACCAAAATGGCACAGGCCGCACCGCGCTGA
- a CDS encoding TatD family hydrolase — translation MTDIPAITDSHCHLDFPELIAELPDVVSRAHAAGVARMVTICTKLRNEPAVRAIAEEHTSVFYAAGTHPMSVASEPMATMKQLIEIAEHPKMVGIGETGLDYHYTAESAQIQQESLRLHIGAARETGLPLIIHSRDADDDMAAILREEHQCGAYTCVMHCFSSSETLARAALDLGFYLSMSGITAFPKSQPLRDIFAAAPLERILVETDSPYLAPPPHRGRRNEPAFTAHTARKAAETFGIDYATFAAQSEANFERLFRKAADYKATS, via the coding sequence ATGACCGACATCCCCGCCATTACCGACAGCCATTGCCACCTCGATTTCCCCGAGCTGATCGCCGAATTGCCCGATGTGGTATCGCGCGCACATGCCGCTGGCGTGGCGCGAATGGTGACGATCTGTACCAAGCTCAGAAACGAGCCTGCTGTACGCGCCATTGCCGAAGAACACACTTCGGTATTCTATGCCGCAGGAACCCATCCGATGAGTGTCGCCTCCGAGCCGATGGCAACCATGAAACAGCTTATCGAGATTGCGGAGCATCCAAAAATGGTCGGCATCGGCGAAACGGGCCTTGATTATCATTATACCGCCGAGAGCGCACAGATTCAGCAAGAGAGCCTGCGCCTGCACATTGGCGCTGCACGCGAGACCGGTCTGCCCTTAATAATCCACAGCCGCGACGCCGATGATGATATGGCCGCGATCCTGCGCGAGGAACATCAATGCGGCGCCTATACCTGCGTTATGCATTGCTTTTCTTCGTCCGAAACGCTGGCGCGTGCCGCCCTTGATCTGGGATTCTATCTTAGCATGTCCGGCATCACCGCCTTTCCGAAAAGCCAGCCCTTGCGTGACATATTTGCCGCCGCTCCGCTGGAGCGTATTCTGGTCGAAACCGACAGCCCGTATCTTGCGCCACCACCCCATCGTGGCCGCCGGAACGAGCCTGCGTTTACCGCACATACCGCGCGCAAGGCGGCTGAGACATTCGGCATCGACTATGCCACTTTCGCCGCCCAGTCAGAGGCGAATTTCGAGCGGTTGTTCCGCAAGGCAGCAGACTACAAGGCCACCTCATGA
- a CDS encoding MBL fold metallo-hydrolase, whose translation MTDTMRITILGCGSSGGVPRLGGVWGSCDPYEPRNVRRRCSILVERMTDAGTTTVLIDTSPDMRSQLLDAGVGRLDAVLYTHAHADHVHGMDDLRMIVINMRARLPVWADQPTHDALMDRFGYAFIQPEGSMYPPILDMNLMNGDVVIDGPGGKLRFTPFLVPHGGMDALGFRVNNVAYLPDVASIPDNVWPHLEDLRCWIVDALRREPHPTHSHLSQTLEWIAKVRPHSAVLTNMHTDLDYATVMAETPDHIRPAFDGMQLDFDLA comes from the coding sequence ATGACCGACACAATGCGCATTACGATCCTTGGCTGTGGCTCATCGGGCGGTGTTCCGCGGCTCGGGGGGGTGTGGGGATCTTGTGATCCGTACGAGCCACGTAATGTGCGCAGGCGCTGCTCCATATTGGTCGAGCGGATGACGGACGCGGGCACAACAACGGTTCTGATCGATACCTCGCCAGACATGCGCAGCCAGCTTCTTGATGCCGGTGTTGGACGCCTTGACGCTGTGCTCTATACCCATGCCCATGCCGATCATGTTCACGGGATGGACGATTTGCGGATGATTGTGATCAACATGCGCGCGCGCCTGCCCGTCTGGGCCGACCAGCCAACGCACGATGCCCTGATGGACCGCTTTGGCTATGCGTTTATCCAGCCCGAAGGTTCTATGTACCCGCCAATTCTGGACATGAACCTTATGAACGGCGATGTTGTGATTGACGGCCCGGGAGGCAAGCTGCGCTTTACGCCTTTCCTCGTGCCGCACGGCGGGATGGATGCTCTGGGCTTTCGCGTGAACAATGTGGCCTACCTGCCGGATGTGGCAAGCATCCCCGACAATGTCTGGCCACACCTTGAGGACCTACGCTGCTGGATCGTAGACGCCTTGCGCCGCGAGCCGCACCCGACCCACAGCCACCTGTCCCAAACACTCGAGTGGATCGCAAAGGTTCGCCCCCATTCCGCCGTCCTCACCAACATGCATACCGATCTGGACTATGCGACTGTGATGGCCGAGACCCCCGACCATATCCGACCGGCTTTTGACGGCATGCAGCTTGATTTTGATCTAGCCTGA
- a CDS encoding AEC family transporter codes for MQLLLDVIMPVFLVIGFGYVAVWRGLFPVSGVDGVLRFAQSFAVPCLLFQAIANLDLGAAFDAGLLVSFYTGAAICFAAGMFGARLFFKRDWEDCVAIGFCCLFSNSVLLGLPISERAYGADQLTGNYMIIAIHSPFCYGLGITVMEFVRNRGQSGATLARSISRAMFHNPLVIGILAGFTVNLTGFVIPPVVDDALSLIVRAALPAALFALGGVLIQYKPEGDMKAIAMVCVIGLVMHPAIVWLMGSALSVPPDLFRSGVLTAAMAPGFNAYIFANMYGRGRRVAASSVLIATASSIFTVWIWLTVLG; via the coding sequence ATGCAGCTGCTCCTTGATGTTATCATGCCGGTTTTTCTGGTAATTGGTTTCGGCTATGTCGCTGTGTGGCGCGGTCTGTTTCCGGTATCAGGGGTCGATGGCGTCCTGCGCTTTGCCCAGAGTTTCGCGGTACCTTGCCTGCTGTTTCAGGCGATTGCGAATCTGGATCTGGGCGCGGCTTTTGACGCAGGTCTGCTGGTCAGTTTTTATACCGGTGCCGCCATCTGTTTCGCTGCGGGCATGTTCGGGGCACGCCTGTTTTTCAAACGCGACTGGGAGGACTGCGTCGCCATCGGTTTTTGCTGCCTGTTCTCAAATTCGGTTCTGCTGGGCCTTCCCATATCCGAGCGGGCGTATGGCGCAGACCAGCTAACGGGCAATTACATGATTATCGCCATACACTCGCCCTTTTGCTACGGCCTCGGGATTACAGTGATGGAATTTGTGCGTAATCGCGGCCAAAGCGGCGCCACGCTTGCCCGCTCGATCAGTCGTGCAATGTTCCACAATCCTCTGGTGATCGGTATTCTGGCGGGGTTCACGGTCAACCTCACAGGATTCGTAATCCCGCCGGTAGTTGACGATGCGCTGTCGCTGATTGTACGCGCAGCCCTGCCTGCCGCGCTCTTTGCGCTGGGTGGCGTGTTGATTCAATATAAACCCGAAGGCGATATGAAGGCGATCGCGATGGTCTGTGTCATCGGCCTTGTGATGCATCCCGCGATTGTCTGGCTTATGGGCTCAGCGCTTTCGGTTCCGCCGGACCTGTTCCGCTCGGGCGTACTGACAGCAGCAATGGCACCTGGGTTCAATGCATATATTTTTGCAAATATGTACGGACGCGGGCGGCGCGTAGCCGCCTCTTCGGTGCTTATTGCAACGGCATCATCAATATTTACTGTCTGGATCTGGCTAACCGTTCTTGGGTGA